One stretch of Pseudomonas fluorescens Q2-87 DNA includes these proteins:
- a CDS encoding Lrp/AsnC family transcriptional regulator encodes MDDLDRRLINRLQLGLPLVRQPWQALAEELDSNSSDLLDRLHELLNDGVLTRFGPMFDIDRLGGAFTLAALAVPEPCFEAVAEQLADMPEVAHNYRREHAWNMWFVLACPSEQAISDTLLRIERLTGLVPLNLPKEETYHVGLYFPV; translated from the coding sequence ATGGATGATCTCGACCGACGCCTGATCAATCGCCTGCAACTGGGCCTGCCATTGGTACGTCAGCCTTGGCAGGCGTTGGCCGAAGAACTGGACAGCAACAGTAGCGACCTGCTCGACCGCCTGCATGAGCTGCTCAACGACGGCGTGCTCACCCGCTTCGGCCCGATGTTCGACATCGACCGCCTCGGCGGCGCGTTCACCCTGGCGGCGCTGGCCGTGCCCGAACCGTGTTTCGAGGCCGTCGCCGAGCAGCTCGCGGACATGCCCGAGGTGGCCCACAACTACCGCCGCGAGCACGCTTGGAACATGTGGTTCGTACTCGCCTGCCCCAGCGAACAGGCGATCAGCGACACCTTGCTGCGCATCGAACGGCTGACTGGCCTGGTGCCGCTGAACCTGCCCAAAGAGGAGACCTACCATGTCGGCCTGTATTTCCCTGTCTGA